A region of Sugiyamaella lignohabitans strain CBS 10342 chromosome A, complete sequence DNA encodes the following proteins:
- the NVJ2 gene encoding Nvj2p (Lipid-binding ER protein, enriched at nucleus-vacuolar junctions (NVJ); may be involved in sterol metabolism or signaling at the NVJ; contains a synaptotagmin-like-mitochondrial- lipid binding protein (SMP) domain; binds phosphatidylinositols and other lipids in a large-scale study; may interact with ribosomes, based on co-purification experiments; GO_component: GO:0005783 - endoplasmic reticulum [Evidence IEA]; GO_component: GO:0005783 - endoplasmic reticulum [Evidence IDA] [PMID 14562095]; GO_component: GO:0005789 - endoplasmic reticulum membrane [Evidence IEA]; GO_component: GO:0016021 - integral component of membrane [Evidence IEA]; GO_component: GO:0016020 - membrane [Evidence IEA]; GO_component: GO:0071561 - nucleus-vacuole junction [Evidence IDA] [PMID 22250200]; GO_component: GO:0005840 - ribosome [Evidence IDA] [PMID 16702403]; GO_function: GO:0008289 - lipid binding [Evidence IDA] [PMID 22250200]; GO_process: GO:0008150 - biological_process [Evidence ND]), with product MRLYDPSVMAVPFKLNNDGFSKVFFNSDIPGDSSAQWFNALTGRLFLAIKDTARLETYFRNKIINKLARVKKPGFLSEIDVQKIDCGNSVPFISNPKLGTFNQEGEVSMTANVKYNGGFSIIIGTKANLNVMKIKQSFSLVLGLKVTKLEGSIKLLIKPPPSNRIWYGFESVPQLEFETEPQLRFRNKNFAYNYVASIIESKIRDLIKESLVLPAMDDMTFFPSEDDFYRGGIWDYSKLKDISANDKQQTDESAGQEVEDDLDSRERVSGLGRSKTVPVLSVSSATELIEGEENLRHRTARSHTAVAGTTASSIDDSDVVSELDLDTGVLRGRANSLNPSISSTDSEYNPAEHIGELKGFGYSPDGKIQPQAMLSSAASTNTAGSSQKDTLGGAGLATKKFLTKTWNSWYSKDKQGTTSTGSTSNGTGIGSNGDVIGSNGSDNSLGKNSPKPQVIKQAPAPHEFPREFLSSIENNNSSNPYGPAPEMRLPATYPVPQAQMRADYQELAKKTPKRKPVGGSSSKDSASENGKATTDEKETEAGTDEMGQEEGQQSERSRRDSFGRRLSLRISRSRSRSRSRSRSRSRSESKESISFGNDYDHDDSFDNEDHSGSHSSDKPRKSLSDSISTLKDINTSRNSNYSNNNNSSSSDINRPVQSPTFGPRSPTTPFSYPSSPRVVVSSASSLQRTGSAVSVTSSSSDMSTGTGYSESMSSRRMSSVAVKLNENRPNVNSGTNGAASSLPGPGDAITFHPSPPTTTTTTVSAITSNSSTTSSPHMGSSSPRLQDYSMPILQPTAIMTTGTTTATSTSSATSTSTSTSTSTAGNISTSTSTSTTDNTTGTNTATTTSAGLINSNGSSSFDTISDSRPSSPARRSNTVKRKAVGSGTSSTTATSNNSVPPLPSSAIPPLPPRTLPTTATTNTTTTAMPPLPPRDLTLTTAVSSSAPPPPPLPPRTDSAQSTSSTASSSSSDEVTLTVLKSESLPT from the coding sequence ATGCGCCTGTATGACCCATCGGTCATGGCAGTTCCGTTTAAGTTGAATAATGACGGATTTTCCAAGGTGTTTTTCAATTCAGATATCCCCGGTGATTCCAGTGCTCAGTGGTTTAATGCGCTGACGGGAAGACTGTTTTTGGCGATTAAAGATACCGCCAGATTGGAAACGTATTTCCGcaataaaattattaataaaCTGGCCAGGGTAAAGAAACCCGGGTTTCTCAGCGAGATCGATGTACAAAAGATCGATTGCGGCAACTCTGTGCCATTTATTTCCAATCCGAAATTGGGAACGTTTAATCAGGAAGGAGAAGTCAGTATGACTGCTAACGTAAAATATAACGGTGGGTTctcaattattattggCACCAAAGCCAATTTAAATGTCATGAAGATCAAACAGAGCTTTTCATTGGTTCTTGGCCTTAAAGTCACAAAACTAGAAGGCTCCATTAAACTACTTATTAAACCGCCTCCTTCCAATCGTATTTGGTATGGATTTGAGTCGGTGCCTCAGCTTGAATTTGAAACCGAGCCTCAACTTCGTTTCAGGAATAAAAATTTCGCCTATAACTATGTCGCTAGTATTATTGAAAGTAAAATCAGAGACTTGATCAAAGAATCGTTGGTTTTACCGGCCATGGATGATATGACGTTTTTCCCGTCTGAAGACGACTTTTATAGAGGTGGTATCTGGGACTATTCGAAGCTGAAGGATATTTCTGCAAATGATAAGCAGCAAACAGACGAGTCAGCGGGTCAggaagttgaagatgatCTCGATAGTAGAGAGAGAGTAAGCGGGTTGGGTAGATCTAAGACTGTACCGGTATTGTCAGTCTCTTCAGCTACTGAACTtattgaaggagaagagaaTCTACGTCATAGAACAGCTCGTTCTCATACCGCAGTTGCCGGTACTACTGCTTCGTCGATAGATGACAGCGATGTAGTTAGTgagctggatctggatacAGGTGTTTTAAGAGGCCGGGCTAATTCTCTGAATCCTTCTATCAGTTCGACCGATAGCGAATATAACCCGGCTGAACACATTGGAGAATTAAAGGGGTTTGGATACTCGCCAGATGGAAAGATTCAACCTCAGGCTATGTtgtcttctgctgcttctactaATACGGCAGGTAGCTCTCAAAAGGATACATTAGGAGGAGCTGGTTTGGCGACTAAGAAGTTTCTTACCAAAACTTGGAACTCGTGGTATTCGAAAGACAAGCAAGGAACAACCAGTACTGGTTCTACAAGCAATGGGACTGGTATTGGTAGCAATGGCGATGTTATTGGATCCAATGGCAGTGATAATAGTCTTGGTAAAAACTCACCCAAGCCACAGGTGATTAAACaagctccagcaccacaCGAGTTTCCTAGAGagtttctttcttcaattgaaaataataattcaTCTAACCCGTATGGACCAGCTCCTGAAATGAGACTGCCAGCAACATATCCCGTTCCACAAGCTCAAATGCGAGCTGACTATCAAGAACTGGCTAAAAAGACTCCAAAGAGAAAGCCAGTAGGTGGTTCCAGTAGTAAAGATTCAGCATCAGAAAATGGAAAGGCCACGACAGATGAGAAAGAAACGGAAGCAGGAACTGACGAAATGggtcaagaagaaggacaaCAAAGTGAaagaagtagaagagaTAGTTTTGGACGACGACTTAGTCTGCGAATTTCTCGTAGTCGAAGCCGTTCTCGCAGTCGGTCTCGAAGTCGCTCTAGATCTGAGTCTAAAGAATCAATTAGCTTTGGCAATGACTATGATCATGACGATTCATTCGACAATGAAGACCATAGCGGTTCACATTCTAGCGACAAGCCAAGAAAGTCTCTCAGTGACAGCATCTCTACCTTGAAAGATATAAACACGAGCAGAAATAGCAActacagcaacaacaacaacagcagcagcagcgacatTAATAGACCGGTACAATCACCAACATTCGGACCCAGATCCCCTACCACGCCATTTAGCTATCCGTCGTCACCACGAGTTGTTGTGtcgtcagcatcatcattgCAACGAACTGGGTCTGCTGTGTCAGTAACTTCAAGTTCATCTGATATGTCCACAGGTACCGGCTACAGTGAATCCATGTCATCACGCAGAATGTCTTCAGTAGCGGTAAAACTAAACGAAAACAGACCAAATGTCAATTCAGGAACCAATGGAGCAGCCTCATCGTTACCTGGTCCTGGAGATGCCATTACTTTCCATCCCAGTCCTcctaccactaccactacaACTGTGTCAGCTATCACCTCGAACTCGTCTACCACCTCATCTCCTCACATGGGTTCTTCATCTCCAAGACTCCAGGACTATTCAATGCCCATTCTTCAGCCCACTGCTATCATGACCACTGGTACCACTACCGCAACCAGTACTTCATCAGCTACCAgcacttctacttccactTCTACGTCAACAGCCggaaatatttcaacttCCACATCCACCTCAACTACTGATAACACTACCGGTACCAATACTGCTACCACAACATCAGCTGGactcatcaacagcaatggATCATCGTCATTCGACACCATCAGTGACAGTCGGCCGTCCAGTCCAGCTCGACGAAGCAATACTGTCAAACGAAAAGCAGTTGGTTCAGGTACCAGTTCCACTACtgccaccagcaacaactcTGTTCCTCCTCTCCCCTCGTCTGCCATTCCTCCACTCCCACCTCGCACCCTTCCTACTACAGCTActaccaacaccaccacaacAGCCATGCCTCCACTTCCTCCACGAGACCTTACATTAACCACAGCTGTCTCCTCGTCcgcaccaccaccaccacctctgcCACCACGAACCGACTCGGCCCAATCGACCTCGTCCACCGCctcgtcatcctcgtcCGACGAAGTGACTCTCACCGTCCTCAAATCCGAGTCCCTCCCGACATAA